Proteins encoded by one window of Rhinolophus ferrumequinum isolate MPI-CBG mRhiFer1 chromosome 13, mRhiFer1_v1.p, whole genome shotgun sequence:
- the SLC30A6 gene encoding zinc transporter 6 isoform X2: MNPFVLIDLAGAFALCITYMLIEINNYFAVDTASAIAIALMTFGTMYPMSVYSGKVLLQTTPPHVIGQLDKLIREVSTLDGVLEVRNEHFWTLGFGSLAGSVHVRIRRDANEQMVLAHVTNRLYTLVSTLTVQIFKDDWIRPALLSGPVAANVLNFSDHHVIPMPPLKGTDELNPVTSTPAKPSSPPPEFSFNTPGKNVTPVILNTQMRPYGLGLNHGHIPYSSMLTPGLAVPGIGATPGFRTNFTNLPGRYGTNNRIGQPRP, from the exons ATGAATCCATTTGTTTTGATTGATCTTGCTGGAGCATTTGCTCTTTGTATTACATACATGCTAATTGAAATTAA taattATTTTGCTGTAGACACTGCCTCTGCCATAGCCATTGCTCTGATGACGTTTGGCACCATGTATCCCATGAGTGTGTACAGTGGGAAAGTGTTACTCCAG ACAACACCACCCCATGTTATTGGTCAGCTGGACAAACTTATCAGAGAG GTATCTACCTTGGATGGAGTTTTGGAAGTCCGAAATGAGCATTTTTGGACCCTAGGTTTTGGCTCATTG GCTGGATCAGTGCATGTAAGAATTCGACGAGATGCAAATGAACAAATGGTTCTTGCTCATGTGACCAACAGGCTGTACACTCTAGTGTCTACTCTGACTGTTCAAATTTTCAAGGATGATTGGATTAGGCCTGCCTTACTATCTGGGCCTGTTGCAGCCAATGTCCTAAATTTTTCAGATCATCACGTAATCCCAATGCCTCCTTTAAAGGGTACTGATGAGTTGAACCCTGTCACATCGACTCCTGCTAAACCTAGTAGTCCACCTCCAGAATTTTCGTTTAACACCCCCGGAAAAAATGTGACTCCGGTTATTCTAAACACACAAATGAGACCTTATGGTTTGGGTCTTAATCATGGACACATACCTTACAGCAGCATGCTTACTCCAGGACTTGCAGTTCCAGGGATTGGAGCAACCCCAGGATTCAGGACTAACTTTACAAATCTACCAGGTAGATATGGAACTAACAATAGGATCGGACAACCAAGACCATGA